The Synchiropus splendidus isolate RoL2022-P1 chromosome 1, RoL_Sspl_1.0, whole genome shotgun sequence genome includes a window with the following:
- the nmu gene encoding neuromedin-U — MKTHHYQYLLAQRAVSSSPFSLSMSPLITASITLAALLIFTVPSCTGLPAELQSTVSKRDLLSQIEAVCSSYHLADRKFLASDFFGELCVMMLVQGSKEFLGREKSKRAEPQRPAGIQSRGHFLYRPRNGRRSTVYDY, encoded by the exons ATGAAGACGCACCACTACCAGTATCTCTTAGCGCAGCGCGCAGTCTCCAGCAGCCCATTCAGCCTCAGCATGAGTCCGCTCATCACAGCCAGCATTACCTTGGCAGCTCTCCTCATCTTCACCGTTCCATCATGCACAG GACTTCCTGCTGAACTACAGTCCACAGTATCCAAGCGAGATCTTCTCAGTCAG ATAGAGGCAGTGTGTTCATCATACCACTTGGCAGACAGGAAGTTTTTG GCGTCAGATTTTTTTGGGGAACTGTGCGTGATGATGCTGGTTCAGGGGTCAAAG GAGTTTTTAGGAAGAGAAAAGAGCAAAAGG GCTGAACCTCAGCGTCCTGCAGGAATCCAGAGCAGAGGACACTTCCTTTATCGA CCACGGAATGGAAGAAGATCCACAGTGTATGATTACTGA